One Rhizobium sp. NRK18 genomic window carries:
- a CDS encoding NAD(P)(+) transhydrogenase (Re/Si-specific) subunit beta: protein MEYGFTTAAYVVAAVLFIQSLGGLSGQESAKRAVWYGIVGMALAIFATLYGPGAGNWLLSLIMIVIGGAIGWVVAQRVQMTEMPQLVAAMHSLVGLAAVLIGFNTHIELIRLAGMDETARHALNGFAAVIAHKSPVEINILRVETFLGIFIGAVTFTGSIIAFGKLAGKVDGKAKKLPGGHALNAAAAIISLVFLFVYLSSGSTLAIIIMTLAALFIGYHLIMGIGGADMPVVVSMLNSYSGWAAAAIGFSLSNDLLIVVGALVGSSGAILSYIMCKAMNRSFVSVILGGFGGSKGPAMAVEGEQIAIDAEGVAAALNDADSIIIVPGYGMAVAQAQGAVSDLTRKLRAAGKEVRFAIHPVAGRLPGHMNVLLAEAKVPYDIVLEMDEINEDFPETDVVIVIGSNDIVNPAAQEDPNSPIAGMPVLEVWKAKQVFVSKRGQGTGYSGIENPLFYKENTRMFYGDARDSISKLVNLIDG from the coding sequence ATGGAATACGGATTTACCACGGCGGCCTATGTGGTCGCAGCCGTCCTCTTCATTCAGTCGCTGGGCGGACTTTCAGGCCAGGAAAGCGCCAAGCGCGCGGTCTGGTACGGCATTGTCGGCATGGCGCTCGCGATCTTCGCGACGCTTTACGGCCCGGGCGCCGGCAACTGGCTGCTGTCGCTGATCATGATCGTCATCGGCGGCGCGATCGGCTGGGTGGTCGCCCAGCGCGTGCAGATGACGGAGATGCCGCAGCTCGTCGCCGCCATGCATTCGCTTGTCGGCCTTGCAGCAGTGCTGATCGGCTTCAACACGCATATCGAACTCATCCGCCTGGCCGGGATGGATGAGACGGCCCGTCACGCGCTCAACGGCTTTGCCGCCGTCATCGCGCACAAGAGCCCGGTCGAAATCAACATCCTGCGCGTCGAGACCTTCCTCGGCATCTTCATCGGCGCCGTGACGTTCACCGGTTCGATCATCGCCTTCGGCAAGCTTGCCGGCAAGGTTGACGGCAAGGCGAAGAAGCTGCCCGGCGGCCATGCCCTGAACGCGGCGGCGGCGATCATCTCGCTCGTCTTCCTGTTCGTCTATCTCTCGTCGGGCTCGACGCTGGCGATCATCATCATGACGCTTGCCGCCCTGTTCATCGGCTACCACCTGATCATGGGCATCGGCGGCGCCGACATGCCGGTCGTCGTCTCGATGCTGAACTCGTATTCGGGCTGGGCTGCGGCGGCCATCGGCTTCTCGCTGTCGAACGACCTGCTGATCGTCGTCGGCGCGCTGGTCGGCTCTTCGGGTGCGATTCTCTCATACATCATGTGCAAGGCGATGAACCGCTCCTTCGTCTCGGTCATTCTCGGCGGCTTCGGCGGCTCCAAGGGGCCGGCAATGGCTGTCGAGGGCGAACAGATCGCCATCGACGCCGAAGGTGTCGCAGCGGCGCTCAACGATGCCGACAGCATCATCATCGTTCCCGGCTACGGCATGGCCGTTGCCCAGGCCCAGGGTGCGGTCTCCGACCTCACCCGCAAGCTGCGTGCGGCCGGCAAGGAGGTTCGCTTCGCGATCCACCCGGTCGCCGGTCGTCTGCCGGGCCACATGAACGTGCTGCTCGCCGAAGCCAAGGTGCCGTACGACATCGTTCTGGAAATGGACGAGATCAACGAGGACTTCCCGGAAACCGACGTCGTCATCGTCATCGGCTCCAACGACATCGTCAATCCGGCCGCTCAGGAAGACCCGAACTCCCCGATCGCCGGCATGCCGGTTCTGGAAGTGTGGAAGGCCAAGCAGGTGTTCGTGTCGAAGCGTGGCCAGGGCACCGGTTACTCCGGCATCGAGAACCCGCTGTTCTACAAGGAGAACACGCGGATGTTCTACGGCGACGCCCGCGATTCGATCAGCAAGCTGGTCAACCTGATCGACGGCTAA
- a CDS encoding TIGR01244 family sulfur transferase: protein MSIRSIDNNFSVTGQIKQADIPAIADAGYVAIVCMRPDKEGFFQPAFDDIRAAAEARNLAAHYLPVVPGSMPVDAAKQLKQILRETEGPILAYCASGNRCTMVYQMAQQAGG, encoded by the coding sequence ATGAGCATCCGCTCGATCGACAACAATTTTTCCGTCACGGGCCAGATCAAGCAGGCCGACATTCCCGCCATCGCCGACGCAGGCTACGTCGCCATCGTCTGCATGCGTCCGGACAAGGAAGGCTTCTTCCAGCCGGCCTTCGACGATATCCGCGCAGCGGCCGAAGCCCGCAATCTGGCCGCCCATTATCTGCCGGTCGTGCCGGGCTCCATGCCGGTCGATGCGGCGAAGCAACTCAAGCAGATCCTGCGCGAGACCGAAGGGCCGATCCTTGCCTATTGTGCCTCCGGCAACCGCTGCACCATGGTCTACCAAATGGCCCAGCAGGCAGGCGGCTGA
- a CDS encoding NAD-dependent epimerase/dehydratase family protein, translating into MARILLTGGSGFVGRQIAAALQAQGHDLVLVLRPGSSDRIAGIAASARVIETADLFAESLEWWQDACVDVDVVVHAAWHVVPGQFYSSPINFNCVIGSLRLAQGAVAAGVRHFVGIGTCMEYRLPSEHLEVTAPLEPSTVYSASKLGLFHMLQHYFAATGTAFSWCRLFHLYGEHESSGRLVPYLRKQLGTGEVAKLSAGTQIRDFLDVTEAGRMIARVVESGQQGAINICSGQPVTIRQMAERIADEYGRRDLLEFGTAPPHPADPPAIVGVPNLKT; encoded by the coding sequence ATGGCGCGCATTCTGTTGACGGGCGGATCGGGTTTTGTCGGACGGCAGATCGCCGCCGCCTTGCAGGCTCAGGGTCACGATCTGGTCCTCGTCCTTCGGCCCGGCAGCAGCGACCGCATCGCCGGGATTGCGGCCTCAGCGCGCGTAATCGAGACGGCCGACCTCTTCGCCGAAAGTCTTGAGTGGTGGCAGGATGCCTGCGTCGACGTCGACGTCGTCGTTCACGCTGCCTGGCATGTGGTGCCCGGCCAGTTCTATTCCTCGCCGATCAATTTCAATTGCGTTATCGGAAGCCTGAGGCTGGCGCAGGGCGCGGTGGCCGCCGGCGTCCGGCATTTCGTCGGGATCGGCACCTGCATGGAATATCGGCTGCCCTCCGAGCATCTGGAGGTGACCGCGCCGCTGGAGCCCTCGACTGTCTATTCCGCATCCAAGCTCGGTCTCTTCCACATGCTGCAGCACTACTTTGCCGCTACCGGGACGGCCTTCTCGTGGTGCCGCCTGTTTCATCTCTATGGTGAGCACGAAAGTTCGGGGCGGCTGGTGCCTTACCTGCGAAAGCAGCTAGGGACCGGCGAGGTCGCCAAGCTTTCGGCCGGAACGCAGATCCGGGACTTCCTCGATGTGACGGAGGCGGGCCGCATGATTGCAAGAGTGGTCGAGAGCGGTCAGCAGGGCGCAATCAACATCTGCTCGGGCCAGCCGGTGACGATCCGGCAGATGGCCGAACGCATCGCCGACGAGTACGGCAGGCGCGATCTCCTCGAATTCGGCACGGCGCCGCCCCATCCGGCCGATCCGCCGGCCATCGTCGGCGTGCCCAATCTGAAGACTTGA
- a CDS encoding cephalosporin hydroxylase family protein, translated as MDPIEEFRQSVARNIEEIGNDRDFLGLSNIWMRESVRHHYPYNFSWLGRPVIQIPQDLYATQELVWACRPDLIIETGIAHGGSLIMSASMLAMLDYCDAVEQGTALDPKASKRKVIGVDIDIRAHNRKAIEAHPLSHKIEMFQGSSIAKETVDQVKAAAEGYDRIMVFLDSNHTHEHVLEELEHYAPLTSKGSYCVVWDTVVEDYPDELSPDRPWGKGDNPKTAVWEYMKRVASEGRTAADGSPLTFEIDKTIEHKIVFSAGPDGFLKRV; from the coding sequence ATGGATCCGATCGAAGAATTCCGCCAGTCGGTTGCCAGAAACATCGAGGAAATCGGGAACGACCGCGACTTCCTGGGTCTGTCCAATATCTGGATGCGCGAATCCGTTCGTCACCATTATCCCTATAACTTCTCCTGGCTCGGGCGTCCGGTCATCCAGATCCCGCAGGATCTCTATGCCACCCAGGAACTCGTCTGGGCCTGCCGGCCGGATCTCATCATCGAGACCGGGATCGCCCATGGCGGCTCGCTGATCATGAGCGCGTCCATGCTCGCCATGCTGGATTACTGCGACGCCGTCGAACAGGGCACAGCGCTCGATCCGAAAGCCTCGAAGCGCAAGGTCATCGGCGTCGACATCGACATCCGCGCCCATAACCGCAAGGCGATCGAGGCGCATCCACTGAGCCACAAGATCGAAATGTTCCAGGGCTCGTCCATCGCCAAGGAGACTGTCGATCAGGTGAAGGCGGCGGCGGAAGGCTACGATCGCATCATGGTCTTCCTCGATTCCAACCACACTCATGAGCACGTGCTGGAGGAGCTCGAACACTACGCGCCGCTGACCTCAAAGGGCTCCTACTGCGTTGTCTGGGATACGGTCGTCGAGGACTATCCCGACGAGCTTTCGCCGGACCGGCCCTGGGGCAAGGGCGACAATCCGAAGACCGCCGTCTGGGAATACATGAAGCGCGTTGCGAGCGAAGGCCGGACAGCCGCCGACGGCAGCCCGCTCACCTTCGAGATCGACAAGACGATCGAGCACAAGATCGTCTTCTCCGCCGGGCCGGACGGTTTCCTGAAGCGGGTCTGA
- a CDS encoding glycosyltransferase family A protein produces the protein MTPPRYSICVPSRNRQFYFQNLIAALAKSTRSDVQFVLADNSDEPEIMNTFMQAYAGDPRIVYLPSEDRTLAMVDNWERTMEAATGDWITFIGDDDYADPDFAELAAKLAENDPTIDAICWSSTAYMWPSESRGKIGVFVPAEAYVVKYPRDELQRRMFGWNGATHTPSAGFSVYHSAISRKLMDRIKDTFGGRYFEHPVVDYDNAFKVIAIADNFAFSRRPFSVMGSCPKSNSNGCVDFSDFRKKTEVFIAEAGRDYLTTDGLGGFPFKSMLGTSATILETQHWFKETYKRPHDGWEINFAKAAAKDVEKYQDREMFDLATSAYAAAFKAWKGGKYAAHFAPEFKPQVSSEFVVTSGFTENGFYIDQDIAGTDSAAGIFDVIRALVRPVEQMEVPQGGLKFFWEALTQEQRARRA, from the coding sequence ATGACGCCGCCGAGATATTCGATCTGTGTTCCCTCGCGGAACCGCCAGTTCTATTTCCAGAACCTGATTGCCGCGCTGGCGAAGAGCACGCGCAGCGACGTGCAGTTCGTGCTTGCCGACAATTCCGACGAGCCCGAGATCATGAACACGTTCATGCAGGCCTACGCCGGCGACCCGCGCATCGTCTATCTGCCGTCGGAAGACCGGACGCTCGCCATGGTCGACAACTGGGAGCGGACCATGGAGGCGGCCACCGGCGACTGGATCACCTTCATCGGCGACGACGACTATGCCGATCCGGACTTTGCCGAGCTGGCCGCAAAGCTTGCAGAGAACGACCCGACCATTGACGCTATTTGCTGGAGTTCCACCGCCTATATGTGGCCGTCGGAAAGCCGTGGGAAGATCGGCGTCTTCGTGCCGGCGGAGGCCTATGTCGTCAAATATCCGCGCGACGAGCTGCAGCGGCGCATGTTCGGCTGGAACGGCGCAACGCATACGCCGTCCGCCGGCTTTTCCGTCTACCATTCGGCGATTTCGCGCAAGCTCATGGACAGGATCAAGGACACCTTCGGCGGCCGCTATTTCGAGCATCCGGTGGTCGACTACGACAATGCCTTCAAGGTCATCGCGATTGCCGACAACTTCGCCTTCAGCCGGCGTCCGTTCTCGGTCATGGGCAGCTGCCCGAAGAGCAACTCCAACGGTTGCGTCGATTTCTCGGATTTCCGCAAAAAGACGGAGGTCTTCATCGCGGAGGCCGGACGGGACTATCTGACGACCGATGGGCTCGGCGGCTTCCCGTTCAAGAGCATGCTTGGCACTTCGGCGACCATTCTCGAGACGCAGCATTGGTTCAAGGAAACCTACAAGCGCCCGCATGACGGCTGGGAAATCAACTTCGCCAAGGCGGCTGCGAAGGATGTCGAGAAGTACCAGGACCGCGAGATGTTCGATCTGGCGACGAGCGCCTACGCTGCCGCGTTCAAGGCCTGGAAGGGCGGCAAATACGCCGCCCACTTCGCGCCGGAATTCAAACCGCAGGTCAGCTCGGAATTCGTCGTGACGTCGGGCTTCACCGAGAACGGCTTCTACATCGACCAGGACATCGCCGGCACGGATTCCGCTGCCGGAATATTCGACGTCATCCGCGCTCTGGTGCGCCCGGTTGAACAGATGGAAGTGCCGCAGGGCGGTCTGAAGTTCTTCTGGGAAGCACTCACGCAGGAGCAGCGCGCCCGGCGCGCCTGA
- a CDS encoding class I SAM-dependent methyltransferase translates to MKCRHCGSESLSPFLDLGTAPPSNSYVTAKALGEPEPWYPLVIRVCEACLLVQTEDFAGREVFFSENYAYFSSFSTSWLAHAKSYVEAMAERFELGPQSKVVEVAANDGYLLQYVKEKGIACLGVEPTSSTAAAARKKGIEIVEEFFGVPLAERLVADGWQADLTAANNVLAHVPDINDFVSGFARILKPTGVSTFEFPHLLNMVAESQFDTAYHEHYSYLSLTAVAGIFEKNGLTVFDVETTPWHGGSLRVFACRSDGIARSVSPNVAAMLAAEDKAGMRDMGYYAGFQEQAQRVRNDFLSFLIDCQRQGLTVAAYGAAAKGNTLMNFAGIKPDLLPFVVDRNPAKQDMFMPGSRIPIVSEDVLKARKPERVVILPWNLKTEIENQLLYIKDWGGKFVTAVPELTVHG, encoded by the coding sequence ATGAAGTGCCGCCATTGCGGGTCTGAAAGCCTGTCGCCATTCCTGGATCTTGGCACGGCCCCGCCGTCGAACTCCTATGTGACCGCGAAAGCGCTCGGCGAACCTGAGCCCTGGTATCCGCTGGTCATCCGCGTCTGCGAGGCATGCCTCCTCGTCCAGACTGAGGATTTCGCCGGCCGCGAGGTCTTCTTCTCGGAAAACTACGCCTATTTCTCCTCCTTCTCCACCTCCTGGCTGGCGCATGCCAAGTCCTATGTCGAGGCCATGGCGGAGCGTTTCGAACTGGGCCCGCAGTCGAAGGTCGTCGAGGTTGCCGCCAATGACGGCTACCTTCTGCAGTATGTGAAGGAAAAGGGCATTGCTTGCCTCGGCGTCGAGCCGACGTCGAGCACGGCTGCCGCCGCCCGCAAAAAGGGCATCGAGATCGTCGAGGAGTTCTTCGGCGTCCCTCTGGCCGAAAGGCTGGTAGCCGACGGCTGGCAGGCTGACCTGACAGCCGCCAACAATGTGCTGGCGCATGTCCCGGACATCAACGACTTCGTCTCCGGCTTCGCCCGCATCCTGAAGCCGACAGGCGTCTCCACCTTCGAATTCCCGCATCTCCTCAACATGGTTGCCGAGAGCCAGTTCGATACGGCCTATCACGAGCATTATTCCTACCTCTCGCTGACGGCGGTCGCCGGCATCTTCGAAAAGAACGGCCTGACCGTCTTCGACGTCGAGACCACGCCCTGGCACGGCGGTAGCCTGCGGGTCTTCGCCTGCCGGTCCGACGGTATTGCCCGATCGGTCTCTCCGAATGTCGCGGCCATGCTGGCGGCGGAAGACAAGGCCGGCATGCGCGACATGGGCTACTATGCCGGCTTCCAGGAGCAGGCCCAGCGCGTGCGCAACGATTTCCTGTCCTTCCTCATTGACTGCCAGCGTCAGGGGCTGACGGTCGCCGCCTACGGCGCCGCGGCCAAGGGCAACACGCTGATGAATTTCGCAGGCATCAAGCCGGACTTGCTGCCGTTCGTCGTCGATCGCAATCCCGCCAAGCAGGACATGTTCATGCCCGGCAGCCGGATTCCGATCGTCTCCGAAGATGTGCTGAAGGCACGCAAACCTGAAAGGGTGGTCATCCTGCCATGGAATCTCAAGACCGAAATCGAGAACCAGCTTTTGTATATCAAAGACTGGGGTGGGAAGTTTGTGACGGCGGTGCCGGAACTGACGGTGCATGGGTAA
- a CDS encoding dTDP-4-dehydrorhamnose 3,5-epimerase family protein has protein sequence MAGRFAVTKTPLEGLLVLERKRLGDERGYLTRLFCADELAECSWDGPVAQVNETGTTEAGTVRGMHYQNPPHAEIKLVTCTRGVVLDVVVDIRRGSPTFLKHHAVELSEENARSLMIPRGFAHGFQTLSDDVRMVYLHSAAYNAEAEGGLDCRDLALAIAWPMPIRNLSPRDAGHPPLGPEFQGVIV, from the coding sequence ATGGCAGGCCGGTTCGCAGTCACCAAGACGCCGCTGGAGGGACTGCTTGTGCTGGAGCGCAAGCGGCTCGGCGACGAGCGTGGCTATCTGACCCGGCTCTTCTGCGCCGATGAACTGGCCGAGTGCAGCTGGGACGGTCCGGTTGCCCAGGTCAACGAGACAGGCACCACGGAGGCCGGCACGGTGCGCGGCATGCACTATCAGAACCCGCCGCATGCGGAGATCAAGCTGGTCACCTGCACGCGCGGCGTGGTCCTGGACGTCGTCGTCGACATCCGTCGCGGTTCGCCGACGTTTCTGAAACACCATGCCGTCGAACTGTCAGAGGAAAATGCCCGATCGCTCATGATCCCGCGCGGCTTTGCTCATGGGTTCCAGACGCTGAGCGATGACGTGCGCATGGTCTACCTGCATTCGGCCGCCTACAACGCGGAAGCCGAAGGCGGTCTCGACTGCCGGGATCTGGCCCTTGCCATCGCCTGGCCGATGCCGATCCGCAATCTGTCGCCGCGCGATGCGGGCCATCCGCCGCTTGGACCCGAGTTTCAGGGAGTGATCGTATGA
- the rfbF gene encoding glucose-1-phosphate cytidylyltransferase, protein MKAVILAGGLGTRISEETHLRPKPMVEIGGRPILWHIMKLYHGYGISDFIICCGFRGYVIKEYFANYGLHMSDITFDLERNQLQFHRKYAENWRVTLVNTGEETMTGGRLKRVASYLEGEEAFCFTYGDGVSDVDIAETIRFHKNHGRLATVTAVRPPARYGALKLDGDSVGGFVEKPEGEGGFINGGFFVLSPKVIDRIEGDHQPWESEPLMSLASDGELKAFFHHGFWQPMDTLRDKNQLEAMWASGKAPWKNW, encoded by the coding sequence ATGAAGGCGGTCATCCTGGCCGGCGGGCTCGGCACGCGCATTTCCGAAGAAACGCATCTGCGTCCGAAGCCGATGGTCGAGATCGGCGGCCGGCCGATCCTCTGGCACATCATGAAGCTCTACCATGGCTATGGCATCAGCGATTTCATCATCTGCTGTGGCTTCCGCGGCTATGTGATCAAGGAATACTTCGCCAATTACGGCCTGCACATGTCGGACATCACCTTCGACCTGGAGCGCAACCAGCTGCAGTTTCACCGCAAATATGCGGAGAACTGGCGGGTGACGCTGGTCAATACCGGCGAGGAGACGATGACCGGTGGCCGCCTGAAGCGCGTCGCCTCCTATCTCGAGGGTGAGGAGGCCTTCTGCTTCACCTATGGCGACGGCGTCAGCGACGTCGATATTGCCGAGACGATCCGCTTCCACAAGAACCACGGTCGGCTGGCGACGGTGACCGCCGTGCGCCCGCCCGCCCGCTACGGCGCCCTGAAGCTCGACGGTGACAGCGTCGGCGGCTTTGTAGAGAAGCCGGAAGGCGAGGGTGGCTTCATCAATGGCGGCTTCTTCGTTCTCTCGCCGAAGGTCATCGACCGCATTGAGGGCGATCACCAGCCCTGGGAATCCGAGCCGCTGATGAGCCTCGCCAGCGACGGCGAGTTGAAGGCCTTCTTCCATCACGGCTTCTGGCAGCCGATGGACACGCTGCGCGACAAGAACCAGTTGGAAGCCATGTGGGCAAGCGGCAAAGCGCCCTGGAAGAACTGGTAG
- a CDS encoding pyridoxal phosphate-dependent aminotransferase — protein MTFLESLSPRALAAPQSGIVEVVNYARGRDGLIPLWVGEGDLPTPDFISDAAVAALKAGETFYTWQRGIPELRQALADYYGRHFGTSFGPQHFFATGSGMQAIKLSVEALTSPGDEMLYFTPAWPNIAAALTVSGAKAVGVPLHFGDGRWSVDLAQVEAAITPRTRAIFVNTPSNPTGWVASEEDLRNILALARKHGLWIMADEIYALFFYAGGRAPSFLDVMDPEDRIVFVNSFSKNWCMTGWRVGWIVAPPEIGQVLENLIQYSTSGVAPFMQRGAVAALNDGDDFIRSNIERATVCRDLLCDTLIATNRVQTLKPEGAFYAFLKFDGIKDVRAAAIDIVDKTGVGLAPGTAFGAGGESFLRACFLRNPDHIREAGARLADYISKL, from the coding sequence ATGACCTTTCTTGAAAGCCTGAGCCCCCGCGCGCTGGCCGCTCCGCAAAGCGGCATCGTCGAAGTGGTCAATTATGCCCGTGGCCGCGATGGCCTCATTCCCCTCTGGGTGGGCGAGGGCGATCTGCCGACGCCGGACTTCATTTCGGATGCGGCGGTTGCGGCCTTGAAGGCCGGCGAGACCTTCTACACCTGGCAGCGCGGCATTCCCGAACTGCGCCAGGCGCTCGCCGACTATTATGGCCGTCATTTCGGCACGAGCTTCGGCCCTCAGCATTTCTTCGCCACCGGCTCCGGCATGCAGGCCATCAAGCTCTCCGTCGAGGCATTGACCTCGCCGGGCGATGAAATGCTCTATTTCACGCCCGCCTGGCCAAATATCGCCGCCGCACTCACGGTCTCCGGGGCAAAGGCGGTCGGCGTGCCGCTGCATTTCGGCGACGGCCGCTGGTCCGTCGATCTCGCTCAGGTTGAGGCGGCAATCACGCCGCGCACCCGCGCGATTTTCGTCAATACCCCGTCCAATCCGACCGGCTGGGTGGCGAGCGAGGAAGACCTGCGCAACATTCTGGCGCTGGCCCGCAAGCATGGCCTGTGGATCATGGCGGACGAAATCTATGCCTTGTTCTTCTATGCCGGCGGCAGGGCGCCATCCTTCCTCGACGTCATGGATCCGGAAGACCGGATCGTCTTCGTCAATTCCTTCTCCAAGAATTGGTGCATGACCGGCTGGCGTGTCGGCTGGATTGTCGCTCCGCCGGAAATCGGCCAGGTGCTGGAAAACCTCATCCAGTACTCCACCTCGGGCGTCGCACCCTTCATGCAGCGCGGTGCAGTCGCGGCCCTGAATGACGGCGACGACTTCATCCGCTCCAATATCGAGCGGGCGACGGTCTGTCGCGATCTTCTCTGTGACACGCTGATCGCCACCAACCGGGTCCAGACGCTGAAGCCGGAGGGCGCCTTCTATGCCTTCCTCAAGTTCGACGGCATCAAGGACGTGCGCGCCGCCGCCATCGACATCGTCGACAAGACGGGCGTCGGCCTTGCGCCCGGCACTGCCTTCGGCGCAGGTGGCGAAAGCTTCCTGCGGGCCTGCTTCCTGCGCAATCCGGATCATATCCGCGAAGCTGGCGCACGACTGGCGGACTACATCTCGAAGCTCTGA
- the mscL gene encoding large conductance mechanosensitive channel protein MscL yields MLDEFKSFIARGNVMDLAVGVIIGGAFGKIVSSLVDDIIMPVIGAITGGIDFSNYFVPLSASVTAPTLAAAREQGAVFAYGNFITVVINFLILAWIIFLMVKFVNRIRIKEEQKPAPAAPPPADVLLLTEIRDLLKKNG; encoded by the coding sequence ATGCTCGACGAATTCAAATCATTCATTGCCCGCGGCAATGTCATGGATCTCGCGGTCGGTGTCATCATCGGCGGCGCGTTCGGCAAGATCGTGTCCTCGCTGGTCGATGACATCATCATGCCGGTCATCGGCGCGATCACCGGCGGTATCGACTTCTCGAACTATTTCGTGCCGCTGAGCGCCAGCGTCACCGCGCCGACGCTCGCTGCCGCAAGGGAGCAGGGCGCCGTGTTCGCCTACGGCAATTTCATCACGGTCGTGATCAACTTCCTGATCCTCGCCTGGATCATCTTCCTGATGGTCAAGTTCGTGAACCGCATCCGCATCAAGGAAGAGCAGAAGCCGGCTCCGGCCGCCCCGCCGCCGGCGGACGTTCTGCTGCTGACGGAGATCCGCGACTTGCTGAAAAAGAATGGCTGA
- a CDS encoding zinc-binding dehydrogenase, translating to MRVVEYKSYGNPSEVLTAGERPMPEPAAGEIRVKMRLSPIHNHDLWTVRGEYGVKPELPAVGGTEAMGVVDALGEGVTHLKVGQRVMGAGLTESWAEYFVMSAARAVPLPDTVSDEIGCQLIAMPISSVMAIEDLHLEKGDWLIQNAATGAVGKTVAMICQSRGINVINVVRRKDGIAELADLGIDKTVSTSGADWMDQVRAIVGSASIKAAIDSVGGKESGQLMTLLGEGGTLMTFGTMSGGAMEIGSGDVIFKQATVTGFWAAKRSARTKPEEFAKMVGELLTLAAKGELKLPVEETFDLTEGAAAAKASMVPGRKGKVVFKG from the coding sequence ATGCGTGTCGTCGAATACAAATCCTATGGCAACCCTTCCGAGGTTCTGACGGCCGGTGAACGCCCGATGCCCGAACCGGCGGCCGGCGAAATCCGGGTCAAGATGCGGCTGTCGCCCATTCACAATCACGACCTGTGGACGGTTCGCGGCGAGTATGGTGTGAAACCGGAACTCCCCGCGGTCGGCGGCACCGAAGCCATGGGCGTGGTCGATGCACTCGGCGAAGGCGTGACCCACCTGAAGGTCGGCCAGAGAGTGATGGGGGCCGGGCTCACCGAAAGCTGGGCTGAGTATTTCGTCATGTCCGCCGCCCGTGCGGTGCCGTTGCCGGACACGGTCAGCGACGAGATCGGCTGCCAGCTGATCGCCATGCCGATCAGCTCGGTCATGGCCATCGAGGATCTTCACCTCGAGAAAGGCGACTGGCTGATCCAGAACGCGGCCACCGGTGCCGTCGGCAAGACGGTGGCGATGATCTGCCAGTCACGCGGCATCAACGTCATCAATGTCGTGCGGCGCAAGGACGGGATCGCGGAACTCGCCGATCTCGGCATCGACAAGACCGTCTCGACCAGCGGCGCCGACTGGATGGACCAGGTGCGCGCGATCGTCGGAAGCGCCTCGATCAAGGCGGCGATCGATTCCGTCGGCGGCAAGGAGAGCGGTCAGTTGATGACGCTTCTCGGCGAAGGCGGTACGCTGATGACCTTCGGGACCATGAGCGGCGGTGCGATGGAAATCGGCTCGGGCGACGTCATCTTTAAGCAGGCGACCGTCACCGGCTTCTGGGCCGCCAAGCGCAGCGCCCGCACCAAGCCGGAAGAGTTCGCCAAAATGGTCGGCGAGCTTCTGACGCTGGCAGCCAAGGGCGAGCTGAAGCTGCCCGTCGAAGAGACCTTCGACCTGACCGAGGGTGCCGCTGCCGCCAAGGCGAGCATGGTGCCCGGCCGCAAGGGCAAGGTCGTATTCAAAGGCTGA